DNA from Ziziphus jujuba cultivar Dongzao chromosome 2, ASM3175591v1:
TGACTGCAACTTGTGCAGGCATTTGTAGTTTATCAATTTTCATTTGGCAATTGGTATCCTATAGATTTTCTTATTCaaatctgttttatttatggaaagaacaaaaaaatgaatgagAAAAATGATACTGTTTTATGAAACATTGAGGCAAGAGAGATCCAAGACCAGCCACATGGTACTCATCCAATGACTACTAGCTGCTTGGTAATGTCtacgttttttgttttatatgaaagaaaaaaaaaaaattgaaatctatTTGACTGTtactgaaatttttataaatgttcATTTTTTACTACTACAAATTGCCAATTCATGTACAtttagtttccttttttttttttgttcttttttttttttgggggtaatacTATATATAGTTCTCTTGATTAAAAAGAAACCAGAAAACCAAAACACCAAAAACTTTACCAATGTTTTTACTTCTTCTGTACGACTAGAACATTATAATTACATCAAGATATGTCCAAAAAAATGCTCCTTTAACAACACAAAGGACATTTATACAAAAACCTGAGCAGCTACAAAACTTTCTAAATCCCTGTGACACAGTTTATGCCTCAGACAAGTGCAGGTTTGAACCATTTCGTGTACAAATGGAATATGAAAATGCCATAACAGATCTTCTCTCTTACTTTCGAACTATGCGGACCTTATATATGCCCTTGGAGTCATTTTCAACGACAAAAACACACTCATCTTTGGGTTGAACGCTATTTGCCTTGGTGAATGCTTCCCAACCAGACGTTAATACACAGTAGCTAGAAGTCTCATGGTACATGACTGACCACAATCTCCTCTCTGGATCTCTAAGGACCACCACCGTTCTATCCATTTTCGACCTCCCCATGATAGAGGTATAGGGCAAGCATGCTGGCAACTCCTGCATGAGTAGCAAAGAGGTCAAACTAGTTTAAGAAAGAATGTTTCATACAAAGTACaggaaaagatatatatatatatatatatatatatatatgtatatatatatacatgatttaGTAGAACATGCAAAAAATATggcccaaaaaaagaaagtgatatGGAACCATGTATTTGTTAGATGCTCAAAGAAAGGCAGCAACATATAACATTCAGTCAATCAACAATTAACATACCAAGAAAGGTTCACTGCCTGCTGTGGCCACCACAGAGGGGACATCAGATGAATCTGGAGGAATTCCAACTGAATCATCAGTTTCAGTTTTTATCTCCAAGTCAGAGTCCACATCATTATTCTCTTCTACAATCTTATCAGAACTCGCTTGATGCTCATCTTTGACCTTTGACGATTCACCTGTACATTACATCAAGTTACTTTGACACATCTCATGCACAATTGAAATGAGCATTAAACGAAGTGATGCAACGATATAATCATACCGTGTGTTTCACATGCATCTGATGTATTCTCTATCAGCTCTTTCTTAACTGTGCAATAAATTATTAGTCTCATTCAGATATCCAATAAGATATGTTTGAAAgcttccaaatttattttttaaaaaaaaaaaaaaaaaaaaaaaaactataatcaaGATGTAATTATGGTTTTGCTAAAAGCAGAAAGTTACTCCATTAAGAATGGAGGGAAAAATAGCAACCGGAACAAACACAAACCAGATAGATAATTTTGGGTTCCAACAGAAGAGGAAGGAGTCTTAGTAAACTTCGACTTGGCACTCTGACAACTGTCATTGATCGAACTCTCTACCTTTTGGGATAATGAACCCCGATTCTTACCGGATAGTGGTTCCGAATCTTCAGATACAAACATTAAAATGAAAGCaagattaatataattttcataaagaaaaaagtatattaAAACAATGCAAAACTGAAGAAGCTCCACAAACCTGATCCCTCAGCAAGCTGGCATTTGGTAAATTTTCTAAGGCTCTTGACGTTTTCTTGGGGCTTTACAGAAGATACTGGTGAGCAATGCCCGGAGGCCTCATCAATGCAAGTATCATTATCAGAAATAACCTTTCTGTCCATGTCATTAGAACAGTTCTCTACCTTTTCAGAGTTTGATGCATCTAAAGGCACAGACAAACATGCTGCATCTTTAGCTGCAGGATTATTATCAGTCATTGATACCTCATTTTGAGATCTCATTGATTGATCAACATGCTGAGGAGCAACTCCACCAGATTTATCGTTCCACATTTCAAAATCAGACAAATCAATGACAGGGCATCTGTCCTCTCCTTGTTGGGTTCCCAAATCTCGATAGACCATTTGGAAGGTATCGTCAATGTTTTCAGGTTCCGACTCAACTTTGCGCCTTCCACTCATATTGCTACCATTAGAAAGATTTGGTGAGACACTTGGTGCTTCTTCTGCATTATTCACCTCGTTCAGGCCTTCACTTATTTTAGCATTTGAACCAGACTTGGGTGAGGAGCTTGAATCCTGTTTGTTCATTTTACTTCTATCATTTGTGTGGCGTGGATTTTCTTTGACAGTATCTCCATCAtccctcttcctcttcctttgATTGCTTCTCTCAGAAAAATCTAGTTTTTCACACCCAGATGTATCGAAGATCTTAACAAAAAGATGTGATTTCATTAGGTACtgaaatacaagaaaatatcCAACTTCAAGATTATGGGCTAGTGAGAAATCATTCCATCCCTGTTGAAAAGCCAAGAAGCCATCAACATTGGATATTGTTACTTCCCATTGACTCCCACTTGAATCCTCAAGAATAGCATTTTGATTAATCAATTCTGGCATAGACCGTGCAAACTTAGGAGGCAAGAACTGCAATGAAATGCCATGGTTAGAAAATAGCTGTAAACATGCATTCAACAAAGCACAACAAGAAAGGAGTTGCAAAACACAAAATTCCTTAACACCATATAATTCAGTCAACTTGTAACAgaagataaaattaatatttaaaatctaaattccGGTTCAACTTAAACGGATCACTTTCATGCTTCGACATTAAACATCAACTTAGATATATACAGGGTAAATATGAGTACAAAAATTGACCATGTCATATAACATAAACAAGTTTTcatttaagataaaaaatattgaatttcttCACATATATATGGCAAACAAAAACAGTTGAAACAAGTTAACAATAGTAGCAGCCACATAGAGAAATAAGAACCCAAGTCTTTTTATCATACCAAAACTTCAGAAAACTTCGGACCGATCAGGATTTTGAAAAAAGAGGTAACAGCCGGTGATGATTCTTCCTTCTTCCCATGAAACTTCAAGCAATTTTGTATGCATTGTACACAAGCTTCTTCCTTGCTACACATCTCTTCTCCTTCTCTGTTCAATATTTAACACCAATCAGCAAAATAACTAATAGATCAATTACTTCACTGAATTACATTATTTCAAGAAACATATAAATGCTAAAATAGACTAAAGGGAAATAGACAAAAACCCAAAAGGAGTATGATCTCAAAGAACAACTAGCAGGAAAGATGTAAACAAAAGAATCACAATCAtgacacacactctctctctctcaaagcaAAAGCATCAAGTGTAAAGATCATTAAACATAACACCAAGTCTCAATCACTTATATTAATGGACTTGATGATTTTTCTGAATGTGTACCAAAAGTTTTCCATGACAGTTTATGCTTCAACAATCACAAAGGCAACAAAGAACAAATATTAAAGCTAGCCTTCAAAAATTTCccgaaacaataataataataataataatcataataataataattaaaattctaaGGCTTTCACTTGAATATTTACCTACAAGCTTGTTTTAAGAGTAATGGCTATATGTCCAGTCCAAATAACTCAtgcaaacaaagaaaaacttaaaaagcaCACAATGCGAAGCCATTACAGCCTCATCAACAAAATAGACAAAGGATTAAGATTTAAGGgtacaaaaaaaattagaaaactttttttttttttttttttttttccggggAAGCTAACTATTTTTTCGGGAGAATCAAACAGAAAAGCCTTTAACGGCTCTGTTCTACTATATTCAATGATGTTGTTTATCCTCAATTAACCAAACAAAACAACCACATTCAGGTTACAAAAACCAGACTGAAAAAACCCAAGTGGGTAAATTTTGTAAGATTCGATGTTTGCATGATCAAGAAGTAAAAttatctagaaaaaaaaaattttccgggaaaaaaataaaaaacaagaaaaaagaagaagaaaagaagaagaaaagaagcgTAATCACACCAAGCTCCGAGGATGAGAGAGAAGCTTATTCACAGCGAAGGAGATCGATGTTGGATTTTTTTGGTTCACGTTTGTCCCAGAAAAATGCTGTGACTCTTCGGACACTGCGGGGTAGCGGCACGGTTTGTCAATTGTCACTTTGGAAACTGTGAAAAGACAGAGACTCCCATATGACACACACAACACATCACAGCTTTACGTAGTTAACAGAGCCCCGTTGGTACTGAACTGCTTGTTAAATGTTCACGACGTCGTATTGAATGGATAAGTGGTTGATGGGCTTAAGTAGTGTGGAGACTAAAGGAAGGAACTTTCTAAAGCCCAACCGAAAAAGAGTGAATTTTAAGCTAGCAAGTGGGTCCcattttgttttggaaatcATTCTCTATCCGACCGAGTAAAATACAATACTTATGACCACTCAAATTCAAAAGCAATAAAAGCAGTCAAAGAACCAATTTAGCATAAAGATAAGAAagtcaaaaaaggaaaaatcataacttttttttttttttaatggggataataaaaaatatattgaaaacaaaaaagaaatcaaagcaATATCAACTGAGAATTTATCAAATACTATAAAACGTTACAGAGAATGTATACccttaaacataaaaaaagtgACTCTCTTTTCCTCCTAACATAATTGGTGTTTGATGAAGAGtaggttttggttttggttttggtaatCTGCAAGTTGGGTCATCTGCAAAATCCCAACCAGCCCTGCAACTTCTTAAAAGGGTTTCAGAGACTTTGACTTTTTTGAACCTTTTTCCAAGACTTAAAAGAAAGCAAAGAATTTTCTTCTCAGTCCCTTTGTATAAAAGAATCAAACTCAGTTTTCAGGGTATcgatttctctctttttttgttttaaagtttCCATTTAAATACCGCTTTTTTGTCAAGAAaatagtgaaagaaaaaaaaaaaaaatgttgggtTATTATCAGCAACTCCCTGCTAGACCGTCTTACCGAGACTCCCTAAAGATTCTTGAGGCTGATATTCAGCATGCCAATATGCTGTGAGgcttttccctctctctctctctctctctctctctctcccccctcttTGTTCTATTTCAACTGTGAATGGATTTGTGCAAGTTTGAGTAGGATTATGTCAATTTTTAGTAGGAGGTTTCTAAATTTGTAGTCTTTTGTGATGGGTTTTTGTTATCAGGTGATTATGGAACTTTTTATGTTCTGGTTTTGATTGATGGTTATTTTAAGTGTGTTTCACGAAAAACAAAACCAATAGCCGGAATTTTAGAACAACAAACAAATAGCCACTTGGGTTTTTATCAAATGTGTTTCCAATGCCTGATGTTGCTGTTTTATTTTGAGCTATGAACTATACTAGGTTCAACAAAATCAGAGCTTTAGGATTTACAGGACACTTTGCATGCTTAAGAAAAGATTGTAATTGATCTGGTTGTAATGTTAACCAATATGTCTATTTTATTGCTGGATTGTGATGGTCAAGACTGAATATATGTTTGGTTTTGCTGATTATGTGCAACGTTAAAAGCAGATTATAGATTCAGTTCACAATCTTGCGCTGTCTAAAAAGAGATACCATCACTTCAGGAAATTTGCGGCTTTGTTCctttgtttctgtttttatcttttggggaggttcttttaaatatttatgatcttgtttgttgaatttgttaCTAAGTTAGGAATTGTTATGTCAAGATAGGTTTAATGCTGTTTGTCTGCTGAAGTGATGTGTTTCTTGCACAACCTATCTATACAGGGCAGCCTCTATCCCAATAGGCAAAGCTGGTACCTCTCTTCAAATGAAATTGGTTTACAGTGACCTTGCACCCATTTTACTGCTTTTTCTACAGTGGATGGATTGCTCGTGTTCATGTTTACTTTCAGATTATTTAAACCTTTTCCATGTAGTTGTATATAAGGTAGGTTTCTGCTTTCCTGCTGATCTTATAAACAAAatttgaccctttttttttaatctaatatttttattgaagaaTGAATGAGACTTCATAATTATTGTTCTGGTTATTGGTTTCTTATGTCTTCAGGTTCGGTCAGATGGGAGGCCAAATATCTCTTCATATGGAAGAAAAGCGACCATCAGTCAATTTTACAGTATGTAATATCGTTAAAATTATTTGGGTGCTATATAGAGATATATTTCACAAAACATCTAAAATAAACCTGTCTCATTCTAGGATTTAAGAATGAATTAGCTATTATCTGAATAAATCAGGCTTCAGATTTAAGAAGCTTTAAATGCCATAAAGCTTTTtgtgtattttgtttttatgccaTCTTGTTTCTGCATTTCATCTTTGCTTATGAACACTGTAACCTAAAATTGCAGCTGTTATATTGCCATCACTTCAGCATCTCCATGGCGATTCATTAGAGCTGGATGTCACTCAAGAGAAAATTCACGAATTGGAAATGGTTGTAGGCAAAAGATACGAGGATGATAAGAAGCTTTCAAATTTGGATTTGGAGAGAGAAGATGAATGTGGGATTTGCTTAGAGCCCTGTACCAAAATGGTTTTGCCAAATTGCTGTCATGCCATGTGCATCCATTGCTACCATGACTGGTATGAAAGACCTTCTTTGCATTCTCATTTTGATTTGTTGTTTGTTAGTGTATCTGATAACAAAGAACTGGGTGCTGGCACAATTTTCCCTCTTTGTGCCATTACAGGAACACAAGGTCAGAATCCTGCCCATTTTGCAGGGGAAGTTTAAGGAGAGTAAATTCAGGAGATTTGTGGGTCTTAACCTGTGGCCGCGATGTGGTCGACACCGAAACTGTGTTGGAGGAGGATATACTGCGGTTGTATCTTTTCATAAACAGTCTGCCTAAGGATATTCCAGATGCTCTTTTCATAGTGTATTATGAATATTTATTCTAATCTaacaaaccataaaaatggTGTACAGGAATTGTGAAAATGCCACCCATCATGTGTACATAGAGTCTGATGCGGTTTTCAGATTGAAAATTTCATTATGATTcaatatataagataaataatgtACATGATCTgagtaaataatatatttatattataagttTAACTTCTTCTGATCATTCACATTAACACAGTTTGAGAAAAGGCTAGCAGATCCAGAAAATAGGGGTTTGTGGATCTATGTAGATTTGAGAAATCATTTTGAATTGGCAAAGTTTTATAGTAAAAGCATGTCCGTGGCAACAATGACCAGCAACTTGAAATGGTTGTTTCGGCTATTTCTGTATTTTTTCGTTTTAGTGcatccataaataatttctgaAGCAAGAAATTGCCGTAGCTTCTTTTACAGGGTTCACAAAATTGGTTCTACCGTAGTTTATgtacttttctttcttcttcttctttttatttatttatttttcctttttatgtttttttatttttttgctatatGGTTTACAAGCATGAGTCTGGAAATGAAGGAAACACTAATTTgagggtttatttatttaaggacACGGTAGTCAAGTTGTTGGTTGATTTCCTTCTTGTTAACAGACTCTAGGTTCCAATCGAATCTTCGTTTGATCACACTTGAGTGTAATTGGTTTTGGACCTCTCCAGTTTCTGCGCACTTATGTATATGTACGAATTTACATTATTTACAGCAAAAGGAACTTAATAATAGGATAGTTGTTGATTCCAAATTAATTCGAGCATAATGCTCGTAAACAGTGTTTCTAATTTATTAGGTGTGTATTTAGCTATGTGCCGAAGATATTGACGTTCTTCCAAGCAATAAAGTTTCATTTTGCAAATTttgcccaaaaaagaaaaaaaagttttattttgtggTCAAAATCAGTCGTAACGGACAATTCAAGTAACAAAAGTTGCATCTCTCCGACAGATTTAGACCATGTTTTGAgggttatttttaataatatatgtgtCAAATTAGTTTGGTTTTATGAccttacatataaatatttaatattattttctaaatccatcaaaatctctAACACATACAGTACTTGGGGAAACTAAGTAGTTCATAAGATGTCAGCAGAAGTTCTTTCTTTAAAcatcaatataatttattaaacacaGATCAGGAACTACTCCTCAAGCAGGTTCATCAATGGTGAAAATTAAAGCTCATCGTTGACGCTGTTTCTTGTCCAGCAAGTAACTGAAGGGAGGATTACTGAAGCTACCTTTGAGGAACATATCAGATACCACCTTATACATAGCTTCAGTGAGATGAACTCCATCCCAATTAATGTACTGAGAAGGGATTTTGCAGGCACTGGCAAGAGGGGTTCCACAAGTAGCGAACACATTGAAATTGTAAGGCTCTCCTGATCCACAGCAGGCTCTGAATCTCTCCGTGAAACCATATTTGGCCGGATTCTTCATGACGGTGAGGTAAGCGTTCCAGTAATCGACATAGGTTATGACAGCACGAGGAAACTGCTTCCTGAGATCTTGTAACTTGGATTGAAGAACTGCATTGTGGCTATAACTTTGATTGTTCACACTTTTTACACAACCTATTTCATCTCTGTCAGTTTCAGGAGCTAATGACATGGCTAATGGCAAGCACCCTGACATTGGCAGACCTTGAACAACAACATACTTTGCTCCCTTCTCCAGCAATGCCTGCAAACACGATGAAAAACGTAAGAAACAAAACTTCATGATCATTTCCAGGCGTGATTTCAGAGTTGATACCCCCCAACTGTCAAAAAGACAGTACGGAGATGTTTAACTAGGCTGTGAAGTTCATTACTTTAACTggatggttgttttttttttttttttttttttttttggccttattTCTGGTTCGGATTCTTTCCAATTAGGCAAAttattgatgaaaatgatagaGCAAGAAAGTATGAGAGACGTTTTATACCTGCAAAAACCCGGTAAAGCTACTGATTGCAAGCATTCGGATCATGTCATCTGGTATAGAAGATCCAACTGTGTATGCATAATCATTGACACCAATCTCACCGACCCAGAATAGTGAATCTTCAAAATCTGCAGCTTTGCATTCTGTTTCTGTTGCTGAACACCCTAAACTTTCCAGGAACTCGTTAAACCAAAGGAGCTGAGT
Protein-coding regions in this window:
- the LOC107418169 gene encoding GDSL esterase/lipase At3g48460 — its product is MASSLTSFSSQISLITTITAFFILSTLCSASPTTTKLQPHPFKRIYAFGDSFTDTGNTKSINGPSGFGHVSNPPYGSTFFHHPTNRYSDGRLVIDFVAQSLNLPFLPPYLKQKNASQGVNFAVAGSTAINHQFFVKHNLTLDITPQSIQTQLLWFNEFLESLGCSATETECKAADFEDSLFWVGEIGVNDYAYTVGSSIPDDMIRMLAISSFTGFLQALLEKGAKYVVVQGLPMSGCLPLAMSLAPETDRDEIGCVKSVNNQSYSHNAVLQSKLQDLRKQFPRAVITYVDYWNAYLTVMKNPAKYGFTERFRACCGSGEPYNFNVFATCGTPLASACKIPSQYINWDGVHLTEAMYKVVSDMFLKGSFSNPPFSYLLDKKQRQR
- the LOC107418165 gene encoding E3 ubiquitin-protein ligase AIRP2 isoform X1; this encodes MLGYYQQLPARPSYRDSLKILEADIQHANMLAASIPIGKAGTSLQMKLVYSDLAPILLLFLQWMDCSCSCLLSDYLNLFHVVVYKVRSDGRPNISSYGRKATISQFYTVILPSLQHLHGDSLELDVTQEKIHELEMVVGKRYEDDKKLSNLDLEREDECGICLEPCTKMVLPNCCHAMCIHCYHDWNTRSESCPFCRGSLRRVNSGDLWVLTCGRDVVDTETVLEEDILRLYLFINSLPKDIPDALFIVYYEYLF
- the LOC107418173 gene encoding B3 domain-containing protein Os02g0598200, which encodes MCSKEEACVQCIQNCLKFHGKKEESSPAVTSFFKILIGPKFSEVLFLPPKFARSMPELINQNAILEDSSGSQWEVTISNVDGFLAFQQGWNDFSLAHNLEVGYFLVFQYLMKSHLFVKIFDTSGCEKLDFSERSNQRKRKRDDGDTVKENPRHTNDRSKMNKQDSSSSPKSGSNAKISEGLNEVNNAEEAPSVSPNLSNGSNMSGRRKVESEPENIDDTFQMVYRDLGTQQGEDRCPVIDLSDFEMWNDKSGGVAPQHVDQSMRSQNEVSMTDNNPAAKDAACLSVPLDASNSEKVENCSNDMDRKVISDNDTCIDEASGHCSPVSSVKPQENVKSLRKFTKCQLAEGSDSEPLSGKNRGSLSQKVESSINDSCQSAKSKFTKTPSSSVGTQNYLSVKKELIENTSDACETHGESSKVKDEHQASSDKIVEENNDVDSDLEIKTETDDSVGIPPDSSDVPSVVATAGSEPFLELPACLPYTSIMGRSKMDRTVVVLRDPERRLWSVMYHETSSYCVLTSGWEAFTKANSVQPKDECVFVVENDSKGIYKVRIVRK
- the LOC107418165 gene encoding E3 ubiquitin-protein ligase AIRP2 isoform X2 yields the protein MKLVYSDLAPILLLFLQWMDCSCSCLLSDYLNLFHVVVYKVRSDGRPNISSYGRKATISQFYTVILPSLQHLHGDSLELDVTQEKIHELEMVVGKRYEDDKKLSNLDLEREDECGICLEPCTKMVLPNCCHAMCIHCYHDWNTRSESCPFCRGSLRRVNSGDLWVLTCGRDVVDTETVLEEDILRLYLFINSLPKDIPDALFIVYYEYLF